TTGCTAAAATATATACCAACTTTTGTCCGTCCTTTCgtaatttgaataattttaaaaaattagcaaaacAGCTTGCACACATTGAACCTTCATTTTGCTAAAAATGGCGTTAACGAATGTTGGAGATTGTTGATAATGACGTAAAGAATGAGAAAAGTAATTTTACCCATATAGAACTTTTGAGcgtaattcctttttttgctatattttttttcaattaaaaaaatgaggaggattCAGCATGAtagttaacatttttttcagctaAAATGAAGTAATTAGCATGAAGAGGGAGTACACGAAggacttcctttttttcatgtcttatgtgttttgcttttctgATTAAGTAACGAATAGGTGCCATAAAAACTTTACATGAAAGAATATTCACGAATGGGCTAAATTTATTGGAACAGGTGAAAAGTtggcaaagaggaaaaaacgtTTGTGAGCGACAAATGCAGAAGTGTGTCATCTGTTGCGAGCTATTCAATATGCATATTTGTATGCGCTTAAGGTGTGGTGgcctttttttggaattAGCCGAAAGAGCCACAACTTGCCTAACGCTTATAGGCCAATCGAtagttgaaaaaataaacacgcTGCGCAATACCGAAGAACTTTAGAGTTATAAAGaaacattaaataatttcttattatagagaaaaaagaagtgtTCATTTAGCTAGCTCAATTCGCTACTTCACTTCAATACTGAATTGAAGAAGCATATAAAAGATTATTACCTTTTTGGTGAAGTTATAAGAGCGCTTTTGCCGGTTCAAAATATGTTGTACggttttatttgattttattttgttctttataaaaatttcttttaatttttcttaccCTTATCTATCAATAGAGGAGtatttttcgcaaaaaaaaaaaaaataaggtgAGACTCACCACTTTTGAAATTGGTCACATTTTGTGGGGCTAGGCAGCTAGCTAAAAATCGAGAAACTTGTGTGCgaacatgtacatgtatttatatatatacatatatgtatatttgcattttttttatataatactgTGATGTTCTCTAGCCCCTATATAAGAAAGTTTTCcttcataaaaaaacgtCTTTgagaattgaaaaaaaagataaccGAAACTGCTAGCATTTTATATCGCTCCACTGTTTCTTATTTTGGTTGTACACAATTGAAGCTGGTttgcttgaaaaaaagaacacaccATCGAGATAtgcatatgtttttataagaaaaatagctacaaataaattataatgtgAATAGATTTTCACTGAGCAGATGTaataatttgaatttttaaaatacatattttgAATTATGCGCGCTGTAATTATGTAGGGAAACTAAAAGTACACGCTTAAACGTGCAGCATTTATCACATCATATATACAAGATATTCGCatgatttctttttcgagCAATTCgtgtacattaaaaaattaaatgtcaataaattttgacaattttatagacattaaaagaaaataaataatgtaattTATTGTGCGAAACAGCCATGTGCGAAAAGGATTAGTGTTCGATAGCTTCTTTGTACAGAATCCCGCAACAGGTGTTATCACATGGATGGtatataacataaatatgtacacattatttttttgaaaaattctttttaataagaaataatatatcactATTGCATTATAAATGTTGTTTAATTAttagaataaatataaaattactaTTTTTGGATTAATACATCTATTCAGATGAAGCGTGGTGGCTCGCTATGtgaacatataatataaaatggtGCCACGTATCCCTTAAGagattttcttctttgttttgtttgtcaacattttattttttgagtttttttttattctaaacagatttttatgttaatttttccttacttagtatatgtttattttagctttttcttttttactatccttttaagttttttttctttttctgtgtGATATAGAATATATTTCtgattatatataatgtatataatattatacataattttttaccaaaaaaaaaaaaaaaacattgttTTGCACGTATAGGTGGTAtagttattttattatgaataccactttttttcatttcattttctaCAACCTATTTATACTTGTTCATTTTATGTAAACAAAACATTGTTGATATGTGGATTAAAATtacaacgaaaaaaaaaaaaaaaaaaaaaaaaaccgaaTGGATGGATGAAGTACTTTTGTACATGTGTTGACAacggtggggaaaaaaaaaaaaaaaaaaaacacataacccttattttttttttgttatttacgTACAGCGCAAAAAACAATTTAACATTATATTAacattgacaaaaaaaaaaaaaaaaaaaactaagatatattttattaaaatgggtGTAGTAATATGTATAAGCTTAAAAggtttcatttaaaaaaagctataatttagaaaaaaaaaaaaaaactttaaaaTTAACGTCATCCATATAAAACCTGTGTTTAAAACTGAGGCTATATTACTATCATTCTATATTGATGGTATTAttagtatatatttatacctATATgagttaaaattttattcacctGTGTTTATAGTTTTGTTCTTTGCAATAGTTAGAATCCCCTAATTTATAATTACGTTAGTataccatatttttttcaaacattgTGTTATTGATTTGGAATCATTAAAAATAGAAGTCTTCAATCTAAGTAAAAGCCTCGAAGGCTTTATTCTATTTAAAAACTATAGTTTATTTATTAAgttttacgattttttttttcttctttttttttttttcttttttacgtcGTAGTTTTTAAAGATTCTTAAATAAGCTCTTTGTTTGTTCTCGTTGATCTAACatgaaattaattaattaaaattacaaaatatgttgttaaaaaattagttAATAGTATGGTTAGTTGTTACATTAattagatttttttttattttttattgatgcttaagtttattttgttcttgcATTTTAGAGATGCTTTATtggtgtaatttttttcatcttaaGCTTTAGGATAATCATCAATATTAAGTTACTACGAATAGTTTAGGCatttgtattatatatatacatttctttttaaatttaaaaaaaattgtgaaaccGTTAAGTGTCACAGTAATTACATTCAAAACAACTTATTTTATGGAAACGAGAATagtgtaattatttatttaaatacaGGATAAATGGCAACGTTTACGAATTATCTtaggagagaaaaattaaatatattcctcTTTTGTGTTAaagtatttcttttttccctcctaaTATGGATGAATGACTTGTTCTAAATATGTAAGGCAATAAAATAAGAAGTTGCATTGGGGGATTAAAATTTCTACGATTTTGTGACATAGCATGAATTGCATTTTACACTCTGCTTTTAGTATAGTTGAGatacacatttattttaacattttacTTTATACCCATCATAGAGTAAGAATGGAGTAAATGGAGGCGGTGAGGATAATTTGGGAAAAACTTCAGATTCAGGATTTGACAGGTCGCTAGCCGAAAAGTCAGAGAACTTCAGTTCGTCCTTTGGAGGATTTTCCGGAAAAACAAAGGTTggattaaaaggaaaaggaaacaaaattgtaatttataACATACACACTAAGATgggaaaataacaataagAAAGGGAAGTTTTActtgtgcttcttctttttttattggcaaaaaaaacgacaaaagaaaaagatatatgaaagataaaaaaatgatgaaaatttagaTAATAATATCTTTTGCGAAATTACGAAAGAAGGGTGAAAGGATAAAAGGAGACACAATCATATCCTTGAGAAAAgcatatttaattatttttatctttttcatTGATCTACATATTTgttcacttatttttttaattgctctttttttcctcaatttttttttgttttttaggATTATTACAATGTGTTAGGAGTTCCTAGAGATGCGACAGAAAATGATATAAAGAAGGCCTATAAAAAGTTAGCCATGAAATGGCACCCAGATAAACACTTAGAtgagaaggacaaaaaggctgcggaagaaaaatttaaggtTATTTCTGAAGCTTATGATGTTTTGTCAGACccagataaaaaaaacgtacgaTTTGTATGGTGAAGAAGGAGTTAAAGGAAATATGTCTGGTGAcgatgtcaatttttttaatgcaggAATGGATCCAGCTGATCTATTTAATAAGTTTTTTAGTTCCAGCAAAAACTTCTCGTTTACATCAGTTTTCGACGACGACTTCCCGCCATTTTCGTCCTTCGTCCATAACATGGGTTCTAAGAACGACCCATTTTCGGGTTCTTCaggttaaaaaatggagacgtGGATGAACCGCGCGAGGAAAAGTCTTACGCGTGTTCACATTTACATATgtacctatatatatatgtgtgtgtacgcATTTATACCCCCCCCACGCCCCCGTTTAATAACAGGCAAAATGTCCGAAGGTTATAAATCCGAAACTTACGAAGTAAGT
This portion of the Plasmodium cynomolgi strain B DNA, scaffold: 0005, whole genome shotgun sequence genome encodes:
- a CDS encoding 40kDa heat shock protein (putative) → MATFTNYLRREKLNIFLFCVKSKNGVNGGGEDNLGKTSDSGFDRSLAEKSENFSSSFGGFSGKTKVGLKGKGNKIDYYNVLGVPRDATENDIKKAYKKLAMKWHPDKHLDEKDKKAAEEKFKVISEAYDVLSDPDKKNVRFVW